One stretch of Ipomoea triloba cultivar NCNSP0323 chromosome 8, ASM357664v1 DNA includes these proteins:
- the LOC116028089 gene encoding transcription factor MYB36-like: MGRSPCCDKNNVKKGPWSAEEDAKLKAFIEQHGTGGNWIALPQKIGLKRCGKSCRLRWLNYLRPNLKHGGFSEEEDTIICSLYISIGSRWSIIAAQLPGRTDNDIKNYWNTKLKKKLFGKQVNDHGHSLIRANQRSNLQPEMVSCGPTSSPNNINIYQNPSYPELVSEPVLYPKEESGFKNPAHLTDTLPIVNSILSSAGEYTMEDCLINQMVYNVNPQNLEGVEFLCDNIFYNWKDGSSSSSAGGLDWNEINEIQSLVPSPPSPLASSYEGLEPAGNSVQLPAFG, encoded by the exons ATGGGAAGATCACCTTGCTGTGACAAAAACAATGTGAAGAAAGGGCCATGGTCTGCAGAAGAAGATGCCAAGTTAAAGGCATTCATTGAGCAGCATGGCACTGGTGGCAATTGGATTGCTTTGCCACAAAAAATTG GGCTTAAGAGATGCGGGAAGAGTTGTCGTCTTAGATGGCTGAACTATCTCCGTCCAAATCTCAAGCATGGAGGATTCtcagaagaagaagatacaATAATCTGCAGCCTCTACATAAGCATTGGGAGCAg GTGGTCTATAATTGCAGCACAGCTCCCTGGAAGAACTGATAATGACATAAAGAATTACTGGAACACTAAGCTCAAGAAAAAGCTCTTTGGCAAGCAGGTCAATGACCATGGCCACAGCCTTATTAGGGCTAACCAAAGGTCAAACCTGCAGCCAGAAATGGTCTCGTGTGGGCCCACGTCGTCCCcgaataatataaatatttatcaaaatccTAGTTATCCAGAGCTAGTATCGGAACCCGTCCTATACCCTAAAGAAGAGTCGGGTTTCAAGAACCCTGCTCATCTGACAGATACTTTACCCATTGTCAACTCTATTTTATCAAGTGCTGGTGAATACACTATGGAGGATTGTTTGATTAATCAAATGGTGTACAACGTTAATCCGCAAAACTTGGAGGGTGTTGAGTTCTTGTGTGACAACATATTCTATAATTGGAAAGATGGGAGCAGTAGTAGCAGTGCAGGAGGCTTGGATTGGAATGAGATTAATGAGATACAGTCTTTGGTGCCATCCCCTCCTTCTCCTCTAGCTTCGAGTTACGAAGGTCTTGAACCAGCTGGAAACAGTGTGCAATTGCCTGCATTTGGGTAG